The following are encoded together in the Kwoniella europaea PYCC6329 chromosome 1, complete sequence genome:
- a CDS encoding tRNA N6-adenosine threonylcarbamoyltransferase, translating to MTTAQASSSSTTVKKKVSPLTRPSRRLLCLGIEGSANKLGCGIISHSPSPSNSTTKVTVLSNVRHTYITPPGEGFLPSDTARHHRDWIVRVIEEAVRKAGVRWSELDCIAFTKGPGMGTPLQVGALVARTLSLLHDIPLIGVNHCVGHIEMGRQITSSHNPIVLYVSGGNTQVIAYSQQRYRIFGETLDIAIGNCLDRFARVIGLRNDPSPGYNIEVEAKKGKKLVSLPYGTKGMDVSLAGILHSVESYTKDKKYISWDQPTSEDVITAYDLCYSLQETAFAMLVEITERAMAHVGARDVLIVGGVGCNLRLQEMMGIMASERNGRVFATDQSFCIDNGIMIAQAGLLAYRMGQITPLEKTGVTQRYRTDAVHVSWRA from the exons ATGACAACAGCCCAAGCATCAAGCAGCAGTACCACCGTCAAGAAAAAGGTCTCCCCACTCACTCGACCAT CCCGTCGGTTGTTATGTCTAGGCATAGAAGGATCCGCCAACAAATTAGGCTGCGGTATAATATCTCACTCCCCCTCACCTTCGAACAGTACGACCAAAGTGACTGTCTTGTCGAACGTACGGCACACCTACATTACTCCACCGGGAGAGGGTTTTTTACCGAGTGACACGGCAAGACATCATCGTGATTGGATAGTAAGGGTGATAGAAGAAGCTGTTAGAAAAGCTGGTGTGAGATGGTCAGAGCTGGATTGTATCGCTTTTACCAAAG GTCCAGGTATGGGTACACCTTTACAGGTCGGAGCATTAGTAGCCAGGACTTTATCGCTGTTACATGATATACCATTAATCGGTGTAAATCATTGTGTGGGAC ATATCGAGATGGGACGTCAAATAACTTCTTCGCACAACCCTATCGTCCTCTACGTATCAGGCGGTAATACTCAAGTTATCGCATATTCACAACAGCGCTATAGGATATTCGGTGAGACGTTAGATATAGCCATTGGGAATTGTCTAGATAGGTTTGCTAGGGTGATTGGATTAAGGAATGATCCAAGTCCCGGGTATAACATCGAAGTCGAAGCTAAGAA AGGCAAGAAACTCGTATCCCTTCCGTACGGTACGAAGGGCATGGACGTTTCTTTAGCAGGGATCCTTCATTCCGTCGAATCATACACTAAAGACAAAAAATACATCTCATGGGATCAACCCACCTCGGAAGATGTGATAACAGCGTACGACCTGTGTTATTCTCTGCAGGAAACTGCATTTGCAATGTTAGTGGAGATCACTGAAAGGGCGATGGCACATGTGGGGGCGAGGGATGTATTGATTGTTGGTGGTGTTGGAT GTAATCTACGTCTtcaggagatgatgggtatAATGGCTTCAGAGAGGAACGGCAGGGTATTCGCGactgatcaaag TTTCTGTATAGATAATGGTATAATGATAGCTCAAGCAGGTTTATTAGCATATAGGATGGGTCAGATAACTCCCCTGGAGAAAACTGGTGTGACgcagag GTATAGAACAGACGCAGTGCACGTTTCTTGGAGAGCCTAA